The genome window GTGCGTATTGGTGCTGGTTACAGGTGCTGTGGGAGCTGGCAGGTCCtggttgggtttggggctgGGCCTAGGTCTGGGCTTGTCGGAACGTGGATGAAGCAGTTGGTTTTAATGCTGATTAGTTTAATATTTCCTGATTGTTTTTAGTTTGTTGTGGTGGTGCTGGAAGtagagtgataggacaagaggaaatgtctttaaactgctccaggggaggtttagatggagataAGGAACAATTCCTAAACTCAGGCATTGGAGCGGGCTGTggagggcagtggtggagtcccgtccctggaagtgttcacaaactgtgtagaagatgccctcagtgccatgggttagtggtggggTAAAGGTTGGAATTGTTGATCTTAAAGGGTTTTCCAATttagttgattctatgaatatagTAGTATGTTGCTGTTTAGTTATTCAGAATCAACTTAGTTACTGAAATGTACCTTTGTTATAGGAAGGcaattttaaagcagaatacAGCTGTGATGCACATTTGTTTGATGAAGAAGGCATCATATTTTCATAGTCCCACTGCAAAATTAGCTTCATTAAAAAGTAAGTATCTTCATTGTATGTTTCTAAGATAATGTTCAATTATTCCATAGTATTTTAATGTTGGGGGGAGGGGGCCTATTTTGTTCACATATtggtttttcctgtttgtttttaccTGTGTAATGATGCATTAATTATAATACTTGAGTAAACCTTGTATCTTTTATTTAAGGTAAGAAAAAACATGACAGGAAAAGCAAGTGCAGATGATTTTCAAGTTCAGgattttctgaaaaagaagaagaagaaaaaaaagagaaaatacaaagactATAGGGAACACGAAAATGATGAAAGCAAAAGCATACAGGCTGCAGAGCTTTGCTCCGCTTCTCCACCTCTGCTTGAAGATCAAACAGCACAGAATGGTGAaggctttaaaaagaagaaaaaaaagaagcaggagaagcagcagtctTTGTTAGGTAATTCTTGTGTAGAACTGGAAAGTGACATTGGTAATGAAACTGGAGTGGATGcttcccaaaagaaaaagaagaaaaagaagtggaagCATAATGATAATACGGATGAAGAAAGTAATGCTGTATCTTGTATCGCAGTAAATCGGAGTTGCTCTGATATTTGTCGTGAGATTGATGCTGATTACGTTTATTTAAAACTacctgtgaagaaaaaaagaaaacaaaagttacCTGAAGAGGATGAGGTGGGTGAGATGCCTGAATGCATTTATTTAGAACCACatgtaaagaagaagaaaagaaaagagaaattaccTGAAGAGGGTGAGGTATGTGAGATGCCCAAATCTGTTTATTTGGAACCACctgtaaagaagaaaagaaaagagaaattaccTAAAGAGGATGAGGTAGCTGAGCAGCCTGAATGCATTCGTTTAGAGCCACatgtaaagaagaagaaaggaaaagaggaattaCCTAAAGAGGATGGGGTAGCTGAGCTGCCTGAATGCATTCGTTTAGAGCCACatgtaaagaagaagaaaggaaaagaggaattaCCTAAAGAGGATGGGGTAGCTGAGCTGCCTGAATGCATTTGTTTGGAACCACaggtaaagaagaagaaaagaaaagagaaattaccTAAAGAGGATGGGGTAGATGAGCTGCCTGAATGCATTCGCTTAGAACCACaggtaaagaagaagaaaagaaaagagaaattaccTGAAGAGGATGAGGTAGGTGAGCTGCCTGAATGCATTTATTTAGAACCACCtttagagaagaagaaaaggaaagagaaattataTGAAGAGAATGAGGTAGGTGAGCTGCCTGAAAGCATTTGTGTAGAGCCACctgtaaagaagaagaaaagaaaagagaaattgcCTGAAGAGGATGCGGTATGTGAAATGCCTGAACCTGCTTATTTAGAACCACctgtaaagaagaagaaaagaaaacaaaaattacctAAAGAGGATGAAGTAGGTGAGCTGCCTGAATGCATTTATTTAGAACCATCtgtaaagaaggaaagagaagaggatGAGGTACATGAGCTGCCTACCTCAGAAACACATGGCAAAAATGGCAGTAAAAGGtcaaaaagcaagaagaaaacatgcagCAGTACCCTAGATATACAAGAAGAAGCAGATGTAACTGTTGACCAGTCACTGTTGTCACCTGCAGAGCAAAACAGGCAAGGGAAAGGCACAGAGCTGCCATTAGCTACAGAATCGGATGGTGTGGCATCGTCCCAGCAATGGCATGAAGATGGTGACTGTGATGCTTCTGCCAGGAGAGAAGATTCTATGGATGTACCTGCTCATTTGTCTAAGCTAACTAAAGCAGCTAATCAGCCTCCTAAAAATTCTCCAATGCGCTCTAAGAAGATAAAAAGTAGAGCTTTTATCGCAGAGGAAAGCTCTTCAGATTCTGATGTAATGTATGTAggctttgtttgggtttgttttttacagCTCCTCTCCCTCATGTTTCTATCACGTTATTTGGGTCCcagatttttcttcagtctgtTCTGTACgagtttttaaaaacagctcCAAAACCCTTTACAATATATTGTGATGTTACAGAGACCTACTCTAAGAGCTTTGTTATAACTGTGAtggtagatttaggttagctATATGGAAGatgttcttcactgtgagggtgggaGGCATTAAAACAGGTCgtccagagaaactgtggctgccccatccctgtcagtgttcaaggccagactggacagggcttggagcaatctgctctagtggaaggtgtccctgtccatggcagggggttggagttggatgagctttaaagtcctttccaacccaaaccgcaAACAAGCTCTTGATGCTTTTGCAGTGTGTAGAACCCACAATTAGACCGCTAGTAAGAGacagataaaaaagttctgtgttgccagttggTAGCAAGAGAGACTGTTTCTTCTGTATGTCCATGTGTGAGAGTTTTGTGCAAAAGGTGAGATTTTCAAAGCTTCAAGTTTTTGAGTACTGTAACTGTAGAAATCTGATATAAATTACATCTGTGTTAAAAGATGGGAATACAAAAGGGTTGATGTGtgaagtatttcttctttaatgaaTATGTTAATTCTTTTAATGGTTTTGAGGTCTGGTGGtgtattttatgttcttttttcttcatatcaGGACAACAGAACTATTGGCATCAAATAGAAGGGAGGACCAGAATAGTTCCCTTACTAGAACAGTAACCACAGATGATGGCAGTGTGGATGATGATGAAGAGTACCTGAACTCTAACATGTGTGCAATCACGGATTTGGATACTGCAAAACAGGAACTGGAAGAGTTTATTCCTCATGTGAGGAATATATCAGACAGTTCAGTCATGAAGATGGCTGGAAGAGACCTAATGAGGTTTAAGGAGTTTAAAAAACAAGGTGAGCTCTCCAAAATATTGTAGCAGTGAGGAAGGACTGTGCAGCTGTGCTAATGCTTTGACAGAGGGAACATCTTTTTGTACTGTGTCTGTCACATCCATAGAGTCTGGTTCACTTCATTGTAATAgacatcttttctgtttctctgcttgGTAGCATCAACTTCCTCATTACTGAATTACAGTCCAAAGTATATGTGTAAATCCCCTGCTTTCAGCTCTTGTTTggtctctttcatttttttttctttcaccttttgaGTTAATTGATCTTTTGTTATGTTTGTTAAATCCTGAAATATACAAGAGATGGTACTTgaagttttttatttcataaaacttACTGTACGTTTTAGGTGTTGCTGTCAGGTTTGGCAGATTTTCCCAGAAGGAGAATAATCAACTCCGGAAAAATATTGAAGAGTTCTTAGAAATGACTGGGATAGATAGTGCTGAGAAAGTCCTGTTTACGTCAAGGTAtccagaagagaaacaaaacatcaaTCGCTTAAAagtaaaatacctgttttgtgAAAAACTTTGTAAGTATTTAAGTTCCTTGTGCAAATGGCTGAATGTTACATTCCACAACCTGGTGATAGCACAGTGTATTTTCCATATAGAAAAGTACTAATGTTACTAAATTAGGCAAAAAAGGAGCATGCTGCTGAGATTGTTATATAGATTATCAACTACACATAATGTTCTTGCTATCTTTTCTTGGGTTTGCAGAgcttagaaattaaaatatcatcATGACCAGTAGCACTTGCAGGCTTCCAAATTTGCCTTTGGGCTTTGTGGCTTAAAGTACATTATTTGCTAGGCTATAATTAAGCATAGTGACTTACTAATGGCAGGTGTGATTGAGTGCTGTGTTTGATTTTTGACTGTTCTTCGAGCACATAAATCGATGGCAGGTTTAGGATGGAGTGAATGatggcagaaacagaaagaaattatgtCTCTCTATTAATGGGAGTTAGCtaaattttaattgcatttggATCAAATGTACAGCCTAGGTTTGTGCTTGAGAGTTTAAAAGTTCAGTTTTCAGTATTCACATGCAGGTGTGTAGGCATGTACACAGTTATTTACCAGCACTCAGCATCCAGTCTTGCACAGTCATAACAATTACATCTTTCAAACTCCTGAGGAGCTTCCATTCAGACCATTGCCTGGGCCATTACTGGAGTGTTGTACAGTACATTCTCTTGACTGAAGAATCTGTCATTGATAGCATGGTCACAAAAATGtatgttgttggggtttttttgaaagTGGCCTCACCTCTGTGAGAAATGTTACTTAAATGAATTGTTTTACCTTCTAGCTGAGGGCATACCGCGACCCTGGAGGCTGATATATTATCGAGCAAGGAAGATCTTTGACCCAAATAATTATAAAGGGAGGTGAGTAACTTGGAAACGTTTCTGAGTGCTAGTATCAGTTTCTGAGGTTTATTTGAGCACAGGAAATGGACATAAATGAAGATCATCTCTGATTTGTACCTGTTGCTGCATCTTAATTGACAGGTCATTTTCCTGACTAGTCCTTATCAATTCTTCTGTTCTAAAGTGTGACGTGAAATGGTAGTGATGAAACATCTGTAAAGATTACAGCTCTTTTAAGGTAATGGAATGGTTTGAATTTGCAGCTGAAGCTTTGCCAATTTCCTCAACCAGGTAcactgatgaagaaaaagaaaaattgaagaaGTATTATGCTCTGCATGGCAATGATTGGAAGAAGATTTCTGAGATGATGTCCCGTTCTAACCTCTCAGTTGCTATGAAATACTCTGAAATCAAATCAGGTATGTAAGTTTAAGCAAAGCAATTTATTATTCATAActtcagaagttattttaaCTGTATGTTGTATGTGCCCTaaactttaggaaaaaaatccctggaatggatttttcttttttttaaattaatttatggTGGTAGTTCTTTTTTCTAAACCACTTATTGCATTTGCATATGGAAGGGCTAAGAACAgtaatggaaaagagaaaagaaatgcaacaaaTGCAACTCTTTATTAAATGGAACCGATGTCTAAATTGATGCTTTTAGGGGCAGGTTGGGAGGAATCTAGCAACTGGATTTGGTGATTAGGCTGAGCTCTTCTTTCAGATTTGGTGTGTAGAGGTTTCTAGGAAGCATGTTAGGAAGCTGGTCCTGTAAATAAGAATagacatggtctaatgtgaggtgtccctgcccatggcaaggggtttggaagtagatgatcttaaggtcctttccaacccaaatcattctatgattctataaaagtgcttgtttacttttttttttcactattcGTTTATGATAAATTATGCCTTAACCTTGTTTTTCAATTTTAGCTACTAATTATGGCCCTTGGTCAAAGGAAGAGATCCAGAAGTTAATGCGTGCAGTGGAGGAGGTGattaggaaaagaataaaagtgaAAGATGGAAATTCAAATAGAGAGATCTTAATTGACCGTGAGAAACTGTACCAGAAATTACCATGGTCTGAGATTGAAACTAAAGTGGGAACTCGCTATTGGAGACAATGTAAACAGAAATGGTACGTTTTAATACTGAATTGAGATAGTAAAATGTGTTCTGGGGAGTATTTAACTCTTCTGCCAAACTGTTTGTACCATGATGATTGTTTCATAAGATGGGAAATAAATAGGTGGTAGGTTACAGAAGAGGCATCATAAATATATCTGAGACAGATAACTTCTTAGCTGTGGTGAATTTTATTCTTGCTCTGACAGTGAAACctgatttctgctgctttgtggcAGCAGTAGCATCTTGAAGACACTTCCTTTTGGTGCTTGGAATTTCTTGAaatgataacttttttttctatgttttcaTAGGATTACAATTTTAACAAACAAGTTGAACAAAGGACAGCAGTTATGTAGGGGGACCAAAGGATTACAAGCCAAAATCAATCTTATTAAAAGGTATAGTTCAGAAGTACTGTtatgtttttgtgtttcttactgttctggtttgtgtttgtgaagGCTTGCAGGGTGAGAGTGGCATGTCTGCAGTTTCATGCAGGTTTCACAACTGCTCTTCTCTAGAACAAAATGTCCTGTGACTTCTGACTGGGGGAGTTGTGAGTGTTATTGAATTATTTCTTGAATTCTGCCTACAGACTGCTTCTGTATTATATTCCCAGGTTATATGAACTGAACGTGGAGGATCCTAATGAAGTAAACTGGGAAGAACTTAGTGATACTATTGGgtaaacctttatttttttgtttatcctCTTTTTATGGATACAAAGGGTGGTTGAAGCAGACTGTCTTAAAAATTCCACAAAGGAATCAAACTTTTTAGACCTGTGCAACTATAGAAAACATCATTTAGCTTGGTAACATACAATATACGTATACCCTTGCATAGCACTGGGCAACAAACCATGCCTATAAGCTCTGAGACCACTTGTAACCACTTCAGGCAACCCTTACTGCATTCCCAGCATATTTGTGCTTAAACCTGTTACATAGTGTGTGCTAAAGTCTTTGATAAAAGATTTTTCCAGGTGTTAATCCCCACATATTGGAAAAAGGGATAATTATTGGAATATGTAATACAATATAATAGTTTTCTTCCAAAGTAAGTGTTGAATATGAAACTAACAATGCTGTGAATGCTGTACTTGCTGTACAGTGCTTTTGATGTTTTCCAcatgctttcagttttgtttagtCTCTCTTTTCACTAAACACCTAATACTTATGTATGATGGCATGGTTTAGGTTTTTACCTTCAAGGGGAATTGCTGTCttgaaaatttgttttaattaggaTTTAATCTGTCCTTTCTCTCTAAAGCTAAGATACTGTTTGACTGGCATCACTCTCATGAATGGGTAACTTAGTAACAACAAAACTTCATAATAATTCCTTGCACCACTAATTCTTTGAACTCTTCTTTTTTCAGAGATGTCCCAAAAGCCTATGTTCAAGCAAAATTTTATAAGCTAAAAGTCTCCTGTGTCCCTTTATGGCGAAGAAAAACTTTTTCTGGTCAGTATCCCAGCTGTTTGTACATACTCCTTAATGTTTTCACTTGAATCCAAGAGGATACATATTCTATCTGAATTATGTCTTAGTTAGCTTTCCCCCAAGTAAATTGGCTGATATCTCAGGCTTTGTACTTATTATATTGAATGCCTTGTTTTAATAACAGTTTACTTTCAATGACATCTTCATGCAGTGATTATGAACCTCTTTTTTTATTGATCCTTTGgctttaaatgttttctgactgcttttttagtttcttgtgtgtgtgttggagcagtgtgtttttgttttgtttttttgttttgttttttgcatttaacattgacaaaataatttctgcGGGATCCTGCTTCCTGATGGCATCCGTTTCCCCTATAGATACAATTTAGTTTACTTTTCTCTCTATTTTTCTCCCCCAAAGAAATTATTGATTACctttataaaaagaaacttcCAGAACTtgaagaaaagcttaaaaaggAGAAGGGCGAAAACCTTAGTCCTGACAACTCAGAACCTGGGCAACGGAAGAAGGCTTTCCTACTCAGTGACATTTTTGACACCAgtgaagacagcgattaattgACTGCCCTAAAGACAGTCCCTAGTGTGCACATTGAACTGTAAAATGGATGTGGTTGAAAGTGGGCAGAGACTAACAACTGCAGGTACACAGGATACCTAGTGATGGAGAAAGTAAAGATAAGTGTGTCTGATTCTCTTGTTTCATATTGAAGGCAGGTAAATACAGTTTAAGCATTCAACTTTCTGAATGTCTCAAAGCCAGTATTTTTCCactactttgttttctgtggagTTGAAAGCTGCTCTTTAGCATTTATGCATAAGCTCAGTTTTCAGAATTTTAATatgtttaaagtaattttttaaaatatcagtgaCTTAAAAAAGGactttcagtttgcttttaagTCTCTGTAATAAACAAATCTTGATTATCTGTTTTAATGGAAACAGCACAACTTTgagttgttttggggttgtttttttaacaggtatattgttcttaaaagcaactgatttttatttttgatagAGACTGACACTATTATCAGCCTTGTagagaaaatggatttttgCCCATTGCTATTCAGAAATGATCTCATTTCATGCAAAGCAGAACAAtgcatttcaaatgtttttaatacttGGAATACAGAGACAAAAtagtgtgtgtatatagataTTTATACTTTTATTGTGCCAAGGAGAGTTTCTACATTTTGATAAGAAAATTGAGGGGTAAGATGAGGTTGTATTCATGGCTTTGTATGATACATCTGTCTGCCTAGAATCGTTACGTGTACATTGACTGACTGAATGTaaaaaaacagcccaaaagTCTTCCTGGTCCTGTAAAGTATTTGTACAGTTTGTTTATATTTCCTGTATGCTGTATTAAAAAGTAAGGCAGGTGAACTTGGTCTCTGGCATACTGCTTTTTGATGCTCATTTGAATAAGTGAGAATTTCCTTCTTTAATAATTATCATTGACTTGTAGCAAAGGATGTTAATTGAGAACTTCCCATGTTACCTGTGTCTGCCTTTAGTCTCTCTGAAGATACAAACTAGTGTGATTCTTGTGAGACAGGCAGGACACCCCAGGAGATCAGCCACTCGTTGAAGGGTAAGTTTTCCAGCCAGGAAATGAAATGGGGCTGgcagggtgggaggaaggaaacatATACCAGCTGCCTTGAATTTAGGTCTTTGCCTTGTGTCTGTTGCCTTGCAGGTTTGAAGGTTAAAAGCTGAAGAGCTGTAAGTTTGTATTTTCAAGATGCTTCTTTACTTGCAAGGTGGAAATCCTCTGAATCTTCTTGCGTGGTTACAGAGTTTGTAGAGTAGATCTCATGGAAATAAACTTCTAGCTGCATAATAAGACTTATTTTATCCTTTGCTTTAAAGGGAAATTTGTGGATGAGTGGAGTGCACCTCACTcaaaagagagaagcagcaatatGTTTTATTGaggtaaaataataatttgacaAGAGTTCAATAAATTTGATGGAATTTTACACAGTTTAGCAGCGGACCAGTCAGTTTGATGGCAAGgttttctctgttatttcaTGGAAGAAACATACAAAGGCAAACAGAGTCAAGTTAGAATGATTCACAGAGAGACTGGAGATGCAAAGGATAAAGAAGACCTTTCCACTTCATGAGGTTCAGAGTGGACCCCCTTGCTTTATTAGTATTGGGCTTGGACCACAGTTTATTTGTATAGATAATTTTATTAAACATAATAGTGTAGTGATTTGGATTATTAACATTTCATTGATATTAATTCAGCTCAGTCACTTAGTGAGGATCTGATGTGAGTAAGGGATCTGTCCATCTTGGACAAGTCCAGCTCTAATTCAGGGAGAGCTTGAATGGGGCTCATCCTGATGATAACATTGCTATGGTCAAGTAGCAATCTGCTAGTCCAAAGTATCAAGTTAAACGTCTATTTTAGCTCTGATATCTTGTGGTTTTGGGCTTCAGCAccaccttttaaaatgtatttctaaggCACCTTCAAGTCCTTGCATGGGAGTCAGAGCCATTTCCCTTTGCCATCATCTTAGAAAGTGAGAGGGAGGCTGTTGTTGAATGTGGATATTTGAATTTTAgtgaaaacagagcaaacacCATGCAGGGGTTTAAAAACCAAACGGGCCACAAAAGGTCAAGAGAAATAACACATCAGCCTACATTATAAATTCTTCAAGTCTAAAAACCACTCTGTGTCCCCTCAACATTCGGTGGTGCAAGCATTTCCTTGGTGTGTTAAGGGCCTGAATGGTGTTacagagagacaaaaaaaggcCTCAGCTGTGTGGCATTACCAAAGCCAGAGCCAGCCAGGTCCCAAGAGTTGTTGCAGCAGAGAAGCACTTCAAAGTTGTGGAATGTTAATGGTGCCTTCACCCATTTCTTCTGTAACGTCTGGAGCAAGCAGTTGAGGGAAGGCAGCTAATCTGTATCCCTGGAGCACCACAGGGACAGCCGCACAGGGCAGGGATACAACCCCTTGATCCCAGTACCTTCATGGCACTTCCTGCCTGCTTCTATTCCCGGATGGCAGGCGGAGCTGCGCTTGGCCGTGGCTTCCATTGCCTCAGCTGCTCTGAGGCAGCGTCTCTGGGGGGTTATCACTTCAGGGTGCTGGGGAAAGCCTCCTGCTTGGCTCGACTGCGGAGTAGAGCGGGATCTTAGTGCTTCAGTAACCCCTCCTTGAGGCGCTCCCTCCGCAGTGCAGCTCCGCTCTCGCCCtcccgtgcctcagtttcccctcacAGCCTCTCCCCTGTCCCTTTAAGACCCCACCGAGGGCGGGCATCGATGAGAGGGTGGAGCTCACTTCCTGCTGCGTCCCGGATGCGcggggggtgttgggggggggggggctccgcgGCCGGAAGGAGGCGGGAAGCGGCGAGAGGTGCGGGGCTGCGTGAGGTGAGGAAGGGGCGGGCGGCGCCTCCGGCCCTGACCGCGGTGCTCCCATTGAGGAGGCCGCGCTCCCCTCACGGCGTTCGGCCGGGCTCGCTCGGGGGGAAGCGGCGGCTCCGGCCGGGGAGCGCTGGGGTGAGGGAGCCGGGACACGGGAAGCGCCGCTTCGGTCGCTGCTCGGGCCGGtgctggtgccggtgccggtgctgggCGGAGGTTGCCGCTCGCCGCTCGGCAGGCTTGGCCCGCGCTAGGGAAGCGGTTTCTTCGCTTAACGTGTGCGGATGAAGTTTCTATTCTTTTGTTAGGAAAAGGTGAGTGCGTGCTTCGCTGCCCGCCTTCGGTGTCCGGAGGGGATTCAGGTGCAACTCACTTGGCTCTTCAGTGGATGGGTGTTGAGTTTAAAGCACGTTAATCTGAGTTCCAAAGCCATTCTTAGTCTATAACGCGTGAATTTAACCCGTTCCTgatgcatctttttttcctaggtCTCTGAAATGCCACCAAGGCTCGGTTTCCAGGGGGTGGATTACTGAAGATACCCGAGGGCATGTGTGGCTGGAGGGGTCAGCCCCCTTTCGCAGCTGCAGGGCAGCACACCTAGTCTTCATGCTTCCTAGCATACCTTCACAGCAAATAGCTTCCTTTTCCAAAGGTAAGTACCACCTGTACCTATGTATGAGGGAGCAGATGGTTTTGCTTAtctacatttccctttttcattcATTGTTATGCTAAATAGCACAGTAATTACTATCTTCCCCTTTCTATACTTGGCTCTAGTTGTCATGCTTTCCCAGTCTTCAGTTGAGCTGTTCATACTGTCATAATCTGAGATGACTGGATTGCTGCTTagttaggatttttttctttctagaggAAGCAATCTGTGCTGAGAATTTGATGCTGTTTTCTAACTCTAACAACAGCTATAACAGGAAAGTTCTGcacaaatatattttgcttttggcAACAGGGATTTGTTGACCTAAATTTTAGCAggagataagaaaaaaagttaattatgTTTTGTATGCATTAGACCTCAATTCCACGGATACCAGTAAAGCAATATAATGAAGTCCAGCATTGCAGTCCTGGAAAGTGTGCATTAAGTGTGAATGAAGGATTACTTTTACAATGTAAAGTCACTTTTCACATGTTGTCTTGTAGTTTGTAAATGATGTAATTTGacttattttcagtgcttttaacGCTTGCCATTCAGGAGgcatttttctgtaatgttaatttAATAGTTTAATCTGCATTCCTTTATTTAGTTGTGTGTATCTGTATAGTACAAGGTCACCCAAGAACATATGCATGTATGCTGTCAATGAGTTATGTAACTCCCAAAACTCATCACATTGAAAGCTAGGTACTGTTGTGGCTACTTTCAACCTTTGAACTTCCATTAATTCCTCCTTCTTTCCATGCAAAGAATGAGCACGTGTCGATGGTGTACACCTGGTGGTCCTGACACCACCGAGTTCCTGAAGAGCTATGCTTCAAAACGGTTGCCCCTGGAAGATCTTGAAGGATCCAATGAAGACCTCTGTTACTGCCTGGAGTGTGTGCTTGAATACCACAAAGCCAAGGAAAAACTGCCAGGGTTACATGAGGTAATTAAGAGACTTGGCTCCAACCAGAGAGGGAGGACTCAGACTGCAAGGAAATGTTCAAATAAGGTTTCTGTGGTCCAGCATCAGGGTAGGGGAAAGTTTTGTGCAGGGGGTGTGTTTATTGGTGTTGGGGAATAGGTTATGTGGctttttaactgttttgcttttttatatattGTGTTGTAAAGAGCTGATTGTAAAGCCAGAACATCATCTTGTTTTGCGTATATTCAAATTAGCAAGAACAGTTGTGGAAAGTTGCTGACTAGATGTTATAGCTTGCACTTTATTCATGCTATGGTGGTTTGCCATCTGCAAAAAAGAACACCTGCCAGACTGTGTCAGTGAGAATAGATAATGGTCTGTGGTGAAACACACAATAGAAAAGTACTGTCTGTCTGTGGTGGCTCCTCCCCAGAAGGTCCCACTTTGGCTGGTCCTCAGAAAAGTCCCAATCCTGGGAGACCTTTCTAGGTACAGCTGGCCACTTCTTCTGATGTTGGCTGGCCCACTGCgtcagaatgagtgtgcatttttggtagtataaaagcccaagcctcatgccATGTGGGGAGGCAGAACCTCCCCACACATAGGTCAACATTGCCTCCATGGGAACGCTCACTACAGGTTGAGTCTGCCACCTCAGACTGT of Melopsittacus undulatus isolate bMelUnd1 chromosome 11, bMelUnd1.mat.Z, whole genome shotgun sequence contains these proteins:
- the TTF1 gene encoding transcription termination factor 1; the protein is MTGKASADDFQVQDFLKKKKKKKKRKYKDYREHENDESKSIQAAELCSASPPLLEDQTAQNGEGFKKKKKKKQEKQQSLLGNSCVELESDIGNETGVDASQKKKKKKKWKHNDNTDEESNAVSCIAVNRSCSDICREIDADYVYLKLPVKKKRKQKLPEEDEVGEMPECIYLEPHVKKKKRKEKLPEEGEVCEMPKSVYLEPPVKKKRKEKLPKEDEVAEQPECIRLEPHVKKKKGKEELPKEDGVAELPECIRLEPHVKKKKGKEELPKEDGVAELPECICLEPQVKKKKRKEKLPKEDGVDELPECIRLEPQVKKKKRKEKLPEEDEVGELPECIYLEPPLEKKKRKEKLYEENEVGELPESICVEPPVKKKKRKEKLPEEDAVCEMPEPAYLEPPVKKKKRKQKLPKEDEVGELPECIYLEPSVKKEREEDEVHELPTSETHGKNGSKRSKSKKKTCSSTLDIQEEADVTVDQSLLSPAEQNRQGKGTELPLATESDGVASSQQWHEDGDCDASARREDSMDVPAHLSKLTKAANQPPKNSPMRSKKIKSRAFIAEESSSDSDVMTTELLASNRREDQNSSLTRTVTTDDGSVDDDEEYLNSNMCAITDLDTAKQELEEFIPHVRNISDSSVMKMAGRDLMRFKEFKKQGVAVRFGRFSQKENNQLRKNIEEFLEMTGIDSAEKVLFTSRYPEEKQNINRLKVKYLFCEKLSEGIPRPWRLIYYRARKIFDPNNYKGRYTDEEKEKLKKYYALHGNDWKKISEMMSRSNLSVAMKYSEIKSATNYGPWSKEEIQKLMRAVEEVIRKRIKVKDGNSNREILIDREKLYQKLPWSEIETKVGTRYWRQCKQKWITILTNKLNKGQQLCRGTKGLQAKINLIKRLYELNVEDPNEVNWEELSDTIGDVPKAYVQAKFYKLKVSCVPLWRRKTFSEIIDYLYKKKLPELEEKLKKEKGENLSPDNSEPGQRKKAFLLSDIFDTSEDSD